From a single Nicotiana tabacum cultivar K326 chromosome 8, ASM71507v2, whole genome shotgun sequence genomic region:
- the LOC142163042 gene encoding uncharacterized protein LOC142163042 — MASTLTTTTTTPPTYDVEDQSDTTFSTPVFRPTTRRSSSLSSSPSHSSNSSFGSSLSFHDLEHSPFSPTTPFQFSKGVPFSWEQIPGIPKQKISRKNSSSLGQLLPLPPPAGNTIPNSSKKNSFFDEFSPKKCANESFRKDPFFAAFVECSKDDDEHKSFGDIWKISSSKVPSIRSLSDRFGFISMYSSCKTTCTVSESIVYIPRSRNYRRS, encoded by the coding sequence ATGGCTTCTACTcttactactaccactactactccTCCAACATATGATGTTGAAGATCAAAGTGACACCACATTTTCAACTCCAGTTTTCCGGCCGACGACTCGCCGGAGTTCATCTCTCTCCTCTTCTCCATCTCATTCTTCCAACTCTTCCTTTGGTTCATCACTCTCTTTCCATGATCTTGAACATTCCCCATTTAGCCCAACTACTCCTTTTCAATTCTCAAAAGGGGTACCTTTTTCTTGGGAGCAAATTCCTGGTATTCCAAAACAAAAAATTTCCAGGAAAAATAGCTCTTCTTTAGGCCAACTTCTTCCATTGCCACCACCAGCTGGAAATACTATACCAAATTCATCcaagaaaaatagtttttttgaTGAGTTTTCTCCCAAAAAATGTGCTAATGAAAGCTTCAGAAAAGATCCATTTTTTGCAGCATTTGTGGAATGTTCCAAAGATGATGATGAGCATAAGAGTTTTGGTGATATTTGGAAAATTAGTTCGTCAAAGGTACCATCAATAAGAAGTTTAAGTGATAGATTTGGATTCATTAGTATGTATTCTTCTTGCAAAACCACTTGTACAGTTTCTGAATCCATTGTTTATATTCCAAGATCAAGAAATTATCGTCGGAGCTAG